Proteins from one Chitinophaga oryzae genomic window:
- the truB gene encoding tRNA pseudouridine(55) synthase TruB, with amino-acid sequence MQTTDKTKYQEGAVILVNKPLTWTSFDVVRKIRNLTKAKIGHAGTLDPLATGLLICCTGKMTKKINEYQAQEKEYTGTFTLGATTPTFDMESEPENFKEITGIDEAALKAATEGFLGEIMQLPPIHSAIKQNGKPIYLLARKGVDVKVEPRKITISGFEITKIELPVVHFRVVCSTGTYIRSLANDYGAALGCGAYLSSLCRTRIGAFRLEDAVDMETFISANSAPKTDNQ; translated from the coding sequence ATGCAAACAACCGATAAGACGAAATACCAGGAAGGAGCTGTAATACTGGTTAATAAACCGTTGACATGGACTTCCTTTGATGTAGTACGCAAAATAAGAAATTTAACCAAAGCGAAAATAGGTCATGCCGGCACGCTGGACCCGCTGGCTACCGGGCTGCTGATCTGCTGCACCGGTAAAATGACCAAAAAAATAAACGAATACCAGGCTCAGGAGAAAGAATATACCGGCACTTTTACCCTTGGCGCTACCACGCCTACCTTCGATATGGAATCGGAGCCGGAAAACTTCAAAGAGATCACCGGCATTGATGAAGCTGCCCTCAAAGCCGCTACGGAAGGTTTTTTAGGTGAAATTATGCAGCTGCCGCCCATTCACTCGGCTATCAAACAAAATGGCAAACCTATCTACCTGCTGGCCAGGAAAGGCGTGGATGTGAAAGTGGAACCCCGTAAGATCACCATCTCCGGGTTTGAGATCACCAAAATAGAACTGCCTGTGGTACATTTCCGCGTGGTATGCAGCACGGGCACGTATATACGCTCGCTTGCCAACGATTATGGCGCTGCTTTGGGCTGTGGTGCCTATCTGAGCAGTTTGTGCCGCACCCGTATCGGGGCATTCAGGCTGGAAGATGCGGTGGACATGGAAACTTTTATATCAGCCAACAGCGCTCCTAAAACGGATAACCAATAG
- a CDS encoding class I SAM-dependent methyltransferase: protein MSLEHHKNATLRYQQQVDNSRDYVVPFIQQEFPQLEGLRVMEVGCGEGGVLTPLLEKGCHCVGVDLAPARIELARSFLGKYETNGQLKLITKNIYDVDFLGEFRNAFDVIILKDAIEHIPDQEKIVGHLKQLLTPRGQVYFGFPPWYMPHGGHQQICHNKFLSMVPYIHLLPTPVYRGILRMFGEENDIVSELMDVKSTGISIERFERIVKRQGYKITRRRFYLINPIYKYKFNVSAREQWKPVAAIPYVRDFVTTCMYYMIKPV from the coding sequence ATGTCATTAGAACACCATAAGAATGCAACGCTCCGTTATCAGCAGCAGGTAGACAACTCCCGCGATTACGTAGTGCCGTTTATCCAGCAGGAGTTTCCGCAGCTGGAAGGCCTGCGCGTCATGGAAGTGGGCTGTGGCGAAGGCGGCGTGCTGACGCCGTTGCTGGAAAAAGGCTGCCACTGTGTGGGAGTAGACCTGGCGCCTGCCAGAATAGAACTGGCCAGAAGTTTCCTGGGGAAATACGAAACGAACGGACAACTGAAGCTGATCACCAAAAATATTTATGACGTTGATTTTCTGGGCGAGTTCCGTAACGCTTTCGATGTGATCATCCTCAAAGATGCCATTGAACATATACCGGACCAGGAGAAAATTGTGGGACACCTGAAGCAGCTGCTTACGCCGCGCGGACAGGTGTACTTTGGCTTTCCACCCTGGTATATGCCGCACGGCGGCCACCAGCAGATCTGTCATAATAAATTCCTGAGCATGGTGCCTTATATCCACCTGCTGCCCACGCCGGTTTATCGAGGCATACTGCGGATGTTCGGCGAAGAAAACGATATCGTGTCGGAATTGATGGATGTGAAGTCTACCGGTATCTCCATCGAGCGGTTTGAGCGGATCGTCAAACGCCAGGGCTATAAAATCACCCGGCGCCGGTTTTACCTGATCAATCCCATTTACAAATACAAGTTCAATGTCAGCGCCCGCGAACAGTGGAAGCCCGTGGCGGCTATTCCCTATGTACGCGATTTCGTGACTACGTGCATGTATTATATGATTAAACCTGTATAA
- a CDS encoding shikimate dehydrogenase family protein — protein sequence MKTYGLIGYPLSHSFSKGFFTRKFEEENIAGCQYETFPIPAITELPALLAQHPDLCGLNVTIPYKEQVIPYLDELSDAAANIGAVNCIRLKDGKKKGFNTDVIGFRHSLQPLLQPHHNRALVLGTGGAAKAVMYALQEMDIPYTVASRTPGNDTVAYKSLDQAAMEAHTLIVNTTPLGMYPNVDACPDIPYAFISSRHLLYDLVYNPAETLFLQKGAAQGAVIKNGHEMLILQAEASWDIWNE from the coding sequence ATGAAAACGTACGGTCTTATTGGTTATCCGCTCAGTCACTCTTTCTCCAAAGGTTTTTTTACCCGGAAATTTGAAGAGGAAAATATTGCCGGATGTCAGTATGAAACCTTCCCGATACCCGCCATCACCGAACTGCCGGCACTGCTGGCGCAGCACCCGGACCTGTGCGGACTGAACGTCACCATTCCTTACAAGGAACAGGTGATCCCTTATCTCGATGAACTGAGCGATGCAGCCGCCAACATCGGTGCAGTCAACTGTATCCGCCTGAAAGACGGAAAAAAGAAAGGCTTTAACACGGACGTAATCGGGTTCCGTCATTCCCTGCAGCCCCTGCTGCAACCGCATCATAACCGGGCCCTCGTACTGGGCACCGGCGGCGCCGCCAAAGCGGTCATGTATGCCCTGCAGGAAATGGACATCCCCTACACAGTGGCCAGCCGCACGCCCGGTAATGATACCGTAGCTTACAAATCGCTGGACCAGGCCGCCATGGAGGCCCACACACTCATCGTCAATACCACGCCGCTGGGTATGTATCCTAACGTGGACGCCTGTCCGGATATTCCATACGCCTTCATCTCTTCCCGCCACCTGTTGTACGACCTGGTATACAATCCGGCGGAAACCCTGTTCCTTCAAAAAGGCGCTGCACAGGGAGCCGTTATCAAAAATGGTCATGAGATGCTGATATTGCAGGCAGAAGCGTCGTGGGATATCTGGAATGAATAG
- a CDS encoding phosphosulfolactate synthase: protein MNFNLTQIPERTQKPRTHGLTMVMDKGLSLEEARNFLSASGPHVDILKLGFGTAFVTPNLRAKIELYQSANIPVYFGGTLFEAFLIRNQFDEYVKLVKDYGISYMEVSDGSIIIPHAEKCGYIEKLSKIGLVLSEVGSKDAEHIIPPYKWIELMRAELSAGATYVIAEARESGNVGIYRGTGEVREGLVQEILTQIPAEKIIWEAPQKAQQLYFLELVGCNANLGNLAPHEVISLEAMRVGLRGDTFHLFLDKE, encoded by the coding sequence ATGAATTTTAATCTGACACAAATCCCGGAAAGGACGCAGAAACCCCGCACCCATGGGCTTACCATGGTGATGGACAAGGGGCTTAGTTTGGAAGAAGCAAGAAATTTTTTATCGGCGTCGGGACCTCACGTGGATATCCTGAAGCTCGGCTTTGGTACTGCGTTTGTCACGCCCAACCTGCGCGCAAAAATTGAGCTTTACCAGTCGGCCAACATTCCGGTATATTTTGGCGGTACTTTGTTTGAAGCATTTCTGATCCGTAACCAGTTTGATGAATACGTGAAGCTGGTGAAGGATTACGGTATCAGTTACATGGAAGTGTCTGATGGCTCTATCATCATCCCGCATGCTGAAAAATGCGGCTACATCGAAAAACTGTCCAAAATTGGTCTGGTATTGAGTGAAGTAGGCTCCAAAGATGCGGAACACATTATCCCTCCCTATAAATGGATCGAATTAATGAGAGCGGAACTGTCTGCCGGCGCTACCTACGTGATCGCAGAAGCCCGCGAAAGCGGTAACGTAGGCATCTACCGCGGCACCGGTGAAGTACGCGAAGGCCTGGTTCAGGAAATCCTGACCCAGATCCCCGCCGAAAAAATCATCTGGGAAGCGCCACAGAAAGCACAGCAGCTGTACTTCCTCGAGCTGGTAGGCTGCAACGCCAACCTCGGCAACCTCGCTCCGCATGAAGTGATCTCCCTCGAAGCGATGCGCGTTGGCCTGAGAGGCGATACCTTCCACCTGTTTCTCGACAAAGAATAA
- a CDS encoding tetratricopeptide repeat protein, with protein MSKDFSFLNEDFDDLRDLLQQFENLRAGKSHSFLDEDSFEQIIDYYDEQDEMPTALQAAEIAIAQFPYSSTLLLKKANLLIETKKYKEALHLLDKAALLDRNDINLYILQTDVYLALNQHQKAADVLNEQIDQFEGEDKTELLLELADVYDDWEEFEKVFDCLKMALEHEPNNEEALHKICFWTEFTGRNEESIRLHTWIIDEHPFNQLAWFNLGTAYQGLKLYEKAIDAYQYAVAIDEKFDYAYRNMGDAYIRLRKYADAIEVLQKHLEIAKPEDVIYEAIGHCYERQRKYTQARYYYRKASHLSPNDDKLYYKIAVAYMMEENWDNAAKSLLNALKINKQSAEYNMSLGECYLQLGKEKDALLYFVNAVRIRPKSIQPWQELVKGLYVFGFLEEALEQLAAAEEKAGRKPVFQYYRAAILIAQGKTKEGLLHLETALQQAPKVLKKLVELDPAILQHVSVVDLIAQYRRKR; from the coding sequence ATGAGTAAAGATTTTTCTTTTTTAAACGAGGATTTTGATGATCTGAGAGACTTGTTGCAGCAGTTTGAAAATCTGAGGGCGGGCAAATCTCACTCTTTTCTGGACGAGGACTCATTTGAGCAGATCATAGACTACTATGACGAGCAGGACGAAATGCCGACCGCATTACAAGCCGCCGAAATAGCCATAGCGCAGTTCCCCTATTCCTCTACACTCCTTCTGAAAAAGGCCAACTTACTGATAGAAACCAAAAAGTACAAAGAAGCCCTTCATTTACTGGACAAAGCCGCTTTACTGGACCGCAACGATATCAATCTGTATATCCTGCAGACCGACGTATACCTGGCGCTGAACCAGCATCAGAAGGCGGCGGACGTGCTGAATGAGCAAATTGACCAGTTTGAGGGGGAGGACAAAACGGAATTACTGCTGGAACTGGCCGATGTATATGATGACTGGGAAGAGTTTGAGAAAGTGTTCGACTGCCTGAAAATGGCGCTGGAGCACGAGCCCAACAACGAGGAAGCGTTGCACAAGATCTGTTTCTGGACGGAATTTACCGGCAGAAACGAGGAGAGTATCCGTTTGCATACCTGGATCATCGATGAGCATCCGTTTAACCAGCTGGCCTGGTTTAACCTCGGAACTGCCTATCAGGGCCTGAAACTGTATGAAAAAGCCATCGATGCTTATCAGTATGCAGTAGCTATCGACGAGAAATTTGATTACGCCTACCGTAACATGGGCGACGCCTATATCCGCCTGCGCAAGTACGCCGACGCAATAGAGGTATTGCAGAAGCACCTGGAGATTGCCAAACCGGAGGACGTGATCTATGAGGCCATCGGCCACTGTTATGAGCGGCAACGCAAGTATACCCAGGCCCGTTATTACTACCGGAAGGCCTCCCACCTGAGCCCCAACGACGATAAGCTGTATTACAAAATCGCCGTGGCCTACATGATGGAGGAGAACTGGGACAATGCCGCCAAATCACTGCTCAACGCACTGAAAATAAACAAACAGAGCGCAGAATACAACATGAGCCTCGGTGAATGTTATCTGCAGCTGGGCAAGGAAAAAGACGCGCTGCTTTATTTCGTAAACGCGGTGCGTATCCGTCCGAAGAGCATACAGCCCTGGCAGGAGCTGGTAAAAGGCTTGTATGTGTTTGGTTTTCTGGAGGAAGCGCTTGAGCAACTGGCCGCTGCTGAAGAAAAAGCCGGCCGTAAACCGGTATTCCAATATTACCGGGCCGCCATCCTGATAGCCCAGGGTAAGACAAAAGAAGGATTGCTGCACCTGGAAACCGCGCTGCAGCAGGCTCCCAAGGTCCTCAAAAAGCTGGTGGAGCTGGACCCAGCCATTTTACAACATGTGAGTGTGGTAGACCTGATCGCTCAATACCGCAGGAAACGTTAA
- a CDS encoding DUF4412 domain-containing protein: protein MVICTGCQPLTNTTTMSYRLFLTYFLLCITSPILAQRVISDARIVYKIDLPPERAQMDAMQEGSTLTQYMRGQLSRIDMDFNIVKYTYLINSKEETLTTLIDQHGNKYLIRASKAQYEKELKQYENVQFKDQPGTREIAGYTCKKTIGTMPDGVTTFEVYYTPDLVPENRHYNRRFANLKGIPLEFEIVTKTGSKMRVVATKVELYPIPASYFDVPKTGYKVVSPEELKTMQ, encoded by the coding sequence ATGGTAATCTGTACCGGCTGTCAACCACTCACCAACACCACGACTATGTCATACCGGTTGTTTTTAACATATTTCCTGCTCTGTATCACCAGCCCTATACTGGCACAACGCGTCATTTCCGACGCCAGGATCGTTTACAAGATAGACCTGCCGCCCGAGCGCGCCCAAATGGATGCCATGCAGGAGGGGAGCACCCTCACCCAGTACATGCGGGGACAGTTGAGCAGGATAGACATGGACTTCAACATCGTCAAATACACCTACCTGATCAACAGCAAGGAGGAAACACTGACCACGCTGATAGACCAGCATGGCAACAAGTACCTGATCCGTGCCAGCAAGGCGCAGTACGAAAAGGAGCTGAAGCAGTATGAAAACGTACAGTTCAAGGACCAGCCCGGGACCCGGGAGATAGCGGGTTATACCTGTAAAAAGACGATCGGTACCATGCCGGACGGGGTGACTACCTTCGAGGTGTATTACACACCCGACCTGGTGCCCGAAAACAGGCATTATAACCGCCGTTTTGCCAATCTGAAAGGGATACCCCTGGAATTCGAGATCGTGACCAAAACCGGCTCCAAAATGCGTGTCGTGGCCACCAAGGTGGAATTGTATCCCATCCCCGCCTCTTATTTCGATGTACCAAAGACCGGTTATAAGGTAGTAAGCCCGGAAGAGCTGAAGACTATGCAGTAA
- a CDS encoding enoyl-CoA hydratase/isomerase family protein: protein MEFNLLQYEVASRVATITLNRPDKRNALNGQLVAELRQAFARAATADDVKVIVLKGHGEAFCAGADLEYLQQLQQNTYDENLADSRELMQLFHEIYQLDKVVIAQVEGHAVAGGCGLVTVCDLSYAVPEAMMGYTEVKIGFIPALVAVFLVRKIGEGRARELLLTGRLVTAEKAARDGLITAVVPAGEIRDHVAKVAASLCNDASGNSLKVTKKLIGTVLDLPIQDGLEHAAELNAATRGHEDCKRGIAAFLHKEKLVW, encoded by the coding sequence ATGGAATTCAACTTGTTGCAATATGAGGTGGCGTCCCGTGTCGCCACGATCACGCTGAACCGGCCTGACAAGCGGAATGCGCTGAACGGCCAGCTGGTAGCGGAGCTCCGGCAGGCATTTGCCCGGGCTGCCACGGCGGACGACGTGAAAGTGATTGTTTTAAAAGGCCATGGAGAAGCTTTCTGCGCCGGGGCAGATCTGGAATACCTGCAGCAGTTGCAGCAAAATACCTATGATGAAAACCTCGCTGACTCGCGGGAGCTGATGCAGCTGTTCCACGAGATCTACCAGCTCGATAAAGTAGTGATAGCGCAGGTAGAAGGCCATGCCGTAGCCGGTGGATGTGGCCTGGTGACCGTCTGTGACCTGAGTTACGCCGTGCCCGAAGCCATGATGGGCTATACCGAAGTGAAAATAGGCTTTATCCCTGCCCTGGTGGCTGTTTTCCTCGTCCGGAAAATAGGAGAGGGAAGGGCCCGGGAGTTGTTGCTCACCGGCCGGCTGGTGACCGCCGAAAAAGCCGCCCGCGACGGCCTGATCACTGCCGTTGTGCCCGCCGGGGAAATCAGGGACCATGTGGCCAAAGTGGCTGCCAGCCTGTGTAACGACGCATCCGGCAACTCCCTGAAAGTGACAAAAAAATTGATTGGCACAGTGTTGGACTTACCTATACAAGACGGGCTGGAGCATGCAGCTGAATTAAATGCCGCCACCCGTGGACATGAAGACTGTAAACGCGGGATAGCTGCGTTTCTGCATAAAGAAAAGCTGGTATGGTAA
- the pafA gene encoding alkaline phosphatase PafA, which translates to MKRISLLAFTLVIATIGARAQKATSPKPFNHLAAAKNSKTAARPKLIVGMVVDQMRWDYLYRYSNRYSAGGFKRLLHDGFSCENTLINYTPTITACGHTCVYTGSVPAIHGIIGNTWYSPEIGRTMYCAEDTTMTTVGSASAAGKMSPRNMLVTTIGDELRLSNQFQSKVVGVAIKDRGAILPAGHSANAAFWYDGSTGNWVTSSYYMNELPAWAQQFNSEKWPQQYLSKPWTTLYPISSYTLSTADEKAYEGKYKNSTTGTSFPHDLSGIANGAIAASPFGNTMTLEFAKKTMEAYNMGKGSVTDFLAISLSSPDYVGHQFGPNSIEAEDTYLRLDHDLATFFQYLDANIGKGQYLFFITADHGVAHVPGFLEENKLPGGTWDDRAAMKDLNDKLAAKFGVKDVIRAVDNYQLWLNHDVLEASGKNYNDIQQFIIATLQKSPAVAKAFPIKDLMVTVLPEPMRTMMTNGYNTKRSGDIQIVLSPAYIDGGKTGTTHGLWYPYDAHIPLVWMGWGVKPGKTNRTVGMTDIAPTLAALLRIQMPSGNVGQVIQEITH; encoded by the coding sequence ATGAAAAGGATTTCCCTGCTTGCCTTTACTCTGGTGATCGCCACTATCGGCGCCCGGGCGCAGAAGGCCACATCACCAAAACCTTTCAATCATCTGGCGGCAGCCAAAAACAGCAAAACAGCGGCCAGACCTAAACTGATCGTAGGCATGGTCGTAGACCAGATGCGCTGGGACTACCTGTACCGCTACAGCAACAGGTACAGCGCCGGCGGCTTCAAAAGGTTGCTGCATGACGGGTTCTCCTGTGAAAACACACTGATCAACTATACCCCCACCATCACGGCCTGCGGCCATACCTGCGTGTATACCGGCTCCGTGCCTGCGATACACGGCATCATCGGCAACACCTGGTACAGCCCGGAAATAGGCCGTACCATGTATTGTGCGGAAGATACCACCATGACCACCGTTGGCAGCGCCTCCGCCGCCGGTAAAATGAGCCCGCGCAATATGCTGGTGACCACCATCGGCGATGAACTGCGCCTGTCCAACCAGTTCCAGAGCAAAGTAGTGGGCGTGGCCATCAAAGACCGCGGCGCCATACTGCCCGCAGGCCACAGCGCCAACGCCGCTTTCTGGTACGACGGCAGCACCGGCAACTGGGTGACCAGTTCCTACTATATGAACGAACTGCCTGCCTGGGCCCAACAGTTCAATAGCGAAAAATGGCCGCAGCAATACCTGTCCAAACCATGGACTACGCTGTATCCCATCTCCAGCTATACCCTCAGCACCGCAGATGAAAAAGCGTACGAAGGCAAGTATAAAAACAGCACCACCGGCACTTCTTTCCCGCATGACCTGAGCGGTATCGCGAATGGCGCCATCGCCGCTTCCCCCTTCGGTAACACCATGACGCTGGAGTTTGCCAAAAAGACCATGGAGGCCTATAACATGGGTAAAGGCAGCGTGACCGACTTCCTCGCCATCAGCCTGTCTTCCCCGGATTATGTAGGTCACCAGTTCGGGCCCAACTCCATTGAAGCAGAAGATACCTACCTGCGCCTGGACCACGACCTGGCTACTTTCTTCCAGTACCTGGACGCCAACATCGGCAAGGGACAGTACCTCTTCTTTATCACTGCCGACCACGGCGTAGCGCATGTACCGGGATTCCTGGAAGAAAACAAGCTGCCCGGCGGTACCTGGGACGACCGCGCCGCCATGAAAGACCTGAACGATAAGCTGGCCGCGAAATTCGGGGTGAAAGATGTAATCAGGGCGGTGGACAACTACCAGCTGTGGCTGAACCACGACGTGCTGGAGGCTTCCGGCAAAAATTACAACGATATTCAGCAGTTCATCATCGCCACCCTGCAAAAATCACCTGCTGTGGCCAAGGCTTTCCCGATCAAAGACCTGATGGTGACGGTGTTGCCTGAGCCTATGCGTACCATGATGACCAACGGTTACAATACCAAACGCAGCGGCGATATCCAGATCGTACTGTCCCCCGCTTATATCGATGGCGGCAAAACCGGCACCACACACGGTTTATGGTATCCTTACGACGCACACATCCCGCTGGTATGGATGGGATGGGGCGTGAAGCCGGGAAAAACCAACCGTACCGTGGGGATGACGGACATTGCGCCTACACTGGCCGCCCTGTTGCGTATCCAGATGCCAAGCGGTAACGTAGGACAAGTGATCCAGGAGATTACTCATTAA
- a CDS encoding aminotransferase class I/II-fold pyridoxal phosphate-dependent enzyme: MDIFEKLLKHMGPIGEHSDRAHGYFAFPKLEGEIGPRMKFRGNEKIVWSLNNYLGLANHPEVRATDAKAAADFGLAAPMGARMMSGNTNYHEQLERELSDYMGKEDTTLLNYGYQGIMSAIDAVCGRRDVIVYDAECHASILDGLRLHPGKRYVFKHNDIEDCEKQLRRATELANAQGGGILVVTEGVFGMAGDQGKLKEIAALKDKFEFRLLVDDAHGFGTMGKTGAGTGEEQGVQDKIDLLFNTFAKSGASIGAFISGEKAIINYLRYNMRSQIFAKSIPLPIVIGHLKRVELMRKYPEMKAKLWENVNKLQSGLKARGFNIGKTNSPVTPIYLQGDIPEATAMCLDLRENYNIFCSIVVYPVIPKGQIIYRLIPTAAHTDEDIELTLKAFSETKAKLDEKVYQVAEIPMV; encoded by the coding sequence ATGGATATTTTCGAGAAACTGCTGAAACACATGGGCCCCATTGGGGAGCATTCAGACAGAGCCCATGGCTATTTCGCATTCCCTAAACTGGAAGGAGAAATAGGCCCCCGCATGAAATTCCGGGGCAATGAAAAAATAGTTTGGAGCCTCAACAACTACCTGGGGCTGGCCAATCATCCGGAAGTACGGGCTACCGACGCAAAGGCAGCAGCCGACTTCGGCCTGGCAGCGCCTATGGGCGCCCGCATGATGAGCGGCAACACCAACTATCACGAGCAGCTCGAGCGCGAACTGTCCGATTACATGGGTAAAGAAGATACCACCCTGCTGAACTACGGCTACCAGGGCATTATGAGTGCTATCGACGCTGTTTGCGGCCGCAGGGACGTTATTGTGTACGACGCAGAATGCCACGCCAGCATCCTGGACGGCTTACGCCTCCACCCCGGCAAACGTTATGTGTTCAAACACAACGACATCGAAGATTGTGAAAAACAACTGAGACGCGCTACTGAACTGGCCAACGCACAAGGCGGCGGTATCCTCGTTGTTACAGAAGGCGTTTTCGGCATGGCCGGCGATCAGGGTAAACTGAAAGAAATCGCCGCCCTGAAAGATAAATTTGAATTCCGCCTGCTGGTAGACGACGCCCACGGCTTCGGTACCATGGGTAAAACCGGTGCCGGTACCGGCGAGGAACAAGGTGTTCAGGATAAAATCGACCTCCTGTTCAACACCTTCGCTAAATCCGGTGCTTCCATCGGCGCTTTCATCAGCGGCGAAAAAGCCATCATCAACTACCTGCGCTATAACATGCGCTCCCAGATATTTGCCAAATCTATTCCGCTGCCGATCGTTATCGGCCACCTGAAAAGAGTGGAACTGATGCGCAAATACCCGGAAATGAAAGCAAAACTGTGGGAAAACGTAAATAAACTGCAGAGCGGCCTCAAAGCCCGCGGCTTCAACATCGGTAAAACCAACTCCCCCGTTACCCCGATCTACCTGCAGGGTGATATTCCGGAAGCCACCGCCATGTGCCTGGACCTCCGCGAAAACTACAACATCTTCTGCTCTATCGTGGTATACCCCGTTATTCCAAAAGGCCAGATCATCTACCGCCTCATCCCGACCGCTGCTCACACAGACGAGGATATTGAACTGACACTGAAAGCTTTCAGCGAAACCAAAGCGAAACTCGACGAGAAAGTGTACCAGGTGGCAGAAATTCCAATGGTGTAA
- a CDS encoding PepSY-associated TM helix domain-containing protein produces the protein MKQYWHKQLFTVHRITGLLVGIMLLFASITGTLLVFSEEIDEALHHETYHIAPGQQRKPLFELLQQAGKSLKTGTPYLFFSRLPQTPEEPAIVRAEYGPDHKVYIFLNPYTGEVIHQHTNTGYFSGFLIYLHFSLLSGKTGAKVMLVVSILLFISLLSGIWVYRKSIYKVLTFRLKPEWGSRTRRWRNLHRIVGVWALLFNLLIAFTGFMMQLKVLENRKTTGPFPNVGAPIPIDYESLLGKAAAQIPGFEAMGIRPPKKAGDPVRILGHAHEAPIWGRYSSSVHFDVNGQIKKTVNFSNAPLGDKFNAAMAPLHFGNYGGIPVKIPYALLGLTPGILSISGFLIWYRRKYIIKKHQL, from the coding sequence TTGAAACAATACTGGCACAAACAGCTTTTCACTGTTCACCGCATCACCGGCCTCCTCGTAGGCATTATGCTGCTCTTTGCCAGCATAACAGGCACCCTGCTGGTATTCAGCGAGGAAATAGACGAAGCCCTGCATCATGAAACTTACCACATTGCACCGGGCCAGCAACGTAAACCGTTGTTTGAACTGCTGCAACAAGCGGGTAAGTCACTCAAAACCGGCACCCCTTACCTCTTCTTCTCCCGGCTGCCGCAGACACCGGAAGAACCAGCTATCGTCAGAGCTGAATATGGCCCTGATCATAAAGTGTATATCTTCCTGAACCCTTATACCGGGGAAGTCATTCACCAACACACCAATACCGGCTATTTTTCGGGTTTTCTGATTTACCTGCACTTCTCCCTGCTGAGCGGGAAAACAGGCGCTAAAGTGATGCTGGTAGTGAGCATCCTGTTGTTTATCTCCCTCCTTTCCGGCATCTGGGTATACCGGAAATCCATCTACAAAGTGCTCACCTTCCGCCTGAAACCCGAATGGGGCAGCCGAACGCGGCGCTGGCGCAACCTCCATCGTATTGTGGGTGTGTGGGCGTTGTTGTTCAACCTCCTCATCGCCTTCACCGGCTTCATGATGCAACTGAAAGTACTGGAAAACCGGAAAACAACCGGTCCCTTTCCAAATGTGGGCGCCCCCATTCCTATTGACTATGAATCGCTGCTGGGCAAAGCCGCGGCGCAGATCCCCGGATTTGAAGCCATGGGCATCCGTCCGCCTAAAAAAGCCGGCGACCCGGTGCGCATCCTGGGTCATGCCCACGAAGCGCCCATCTGGGGCCGTTACAGCTCTTCCGTGCATTTCGATGTCAACGGGCAGATAAAAAAGACAGTCAATTTCAGCAACGCCCCCCTCGGCGACAAATTCAACGCTGCCATGGCGCCCCTGCATTTCGGCAACTATGGCGGTATCCCCGTTAAAATACCATATGCCCTTCTGGGCCTCACACCCGGCATCCTGTCCATATCCGGTTTCCTGATATGGTACCGCCGGAAGTACATCATTAAAAAACATCAGCTTTGA